The proteins below come from a single Gordonia sp. X0973 genomic window:
- a CDS encoding HEAT repeat domain-containing protein, producing the protein MTTTTTTAAALTATDPSTRLRAALMAGRAADPELAGALIARCAVEPDFFVRDMLTWAVCRLPVGIVVPMLTAQLDSSVPQARAQALHTLSKIGDSSAWPRVRELIADTDDDVARSAWRAAVVVVPEGAEGELAEQLAGQLGRGDLDVHRSLSRALAGLGEAAQEVLSVASTSADHGVREHAEATERLRRDPDSGFAPSVEMAKRIASLGSAGQG; encoded by the coding sequence ATGACCACGACCACGACGACCGCCGCGGCGTTGACGGCAACCGATCCCTCGACGCGCCTGCGCGCCGCCCTGATGGCCGGCCGTGCCGCCGATCCCGAACTCGCCGGTGCACTGATCGCCCGATGCGCGGTGGAACCCGACTTCTTCGTCCGCGACATGCTGACCTGGGCCGTGTGCCGGCTACCGGTCGGCATCGTTGTGCCCATGCTGACGGCCCAACTCGACTCGTCGGTTCCGCAGGCCAGGGCGCAGGCCCTGCACACGCTGTCGAAGATCGGTGACTCTTCGGCGTGGCCCCGGGTCCGCGAGCTGATCGCCGACACCGATGACGATGTCGCCCGCAGCGCGTGGCGGGCCGCGGTCGTCGTGGTGCCCGAGGGCGCCGAAGGCGAGTTGGCCGAGCAACTGGCCGGACAGCTCGGGCGCGGCGACCTCGACGTGCACCGCAGCCTCAGCCGGGCCTTGGCCGGGTTGGGGGAGGCCGCGCAGGAGGTGCTGAGCGTCGCATCGACGAGCGCGGACCACGGTGTCCGCGAGCATGCCGAGGCCACCGAGCGGCTGCGGCGGGATCCGGACAGCGGCTTCGCCCCGTCGGTGGAGATGGCCAAGCGGATCGCGTCTTTGGGCAGCGCCGGGCAGGGGTGA
- a CDS encoding MerR family transcriptional regulator, giving the protein MRIGEVARHSGVSARMLRHYDDLGLVVPSERTSAGYREYSVDDVRRLLHVECLRTLGLSLSEVRRALDEPTFDPASVWADLLAHTRARIDEQQRLLHRLEQVGAGAPENWEDVVDVVGLLHDLASDSGSRRQRAALARREGTDLPVETLVEALFSEADPNVAGALRWAVARAGEEALAALAGGLASTDAQVRRRALAAVTEIDADRATELLRGALADTDLSIRDRASVELGRRGEPAAVEHLVGMIVAGRNDVEAAETLGSLTGAAVPSRVIASALWTAFEGTVEPAQRLRLIQALAEIPGPEASGLLTRVAAEDEPVLAATAASILRLNAPETRSRRAFTRAKPDGDRR; this is encoded by the coding sequence ATGCGGATCGGGGAGGTGGCACGACACTCGGGGGTGAGTGCCCGGATGCTGCGCCACTACGACGACCTCGGACTGGTGGTGCCGAGCGAGCGCACGTCGGCCGGATACCGCGAATACTCGGTCGACGATGTGCGCCGACTCCTCCACGTCGAATGCCTGCGGACGCTGGGGTTGTCGTTGAGCGAGGTCCGCCGGGCACTCGACGAACCGACCTTCGATCCGGCGTCGGTGTGGGCCGACCTCCTCGCGCACACCCGGGCCCGCATCGACGAGCAGCAGCGACTCCTCCACCGGCTCGAACAGGTCGGGGCGGGTGCTCCGGAGAACTGGGAGGACGTGGTCGACGTCGTCGGACTGCTGCACGACCTGGCCTCGGACTCGGGTTCGCGGCGCCAACGAGCCGCACTCGCCCGCCGCGAGGGCACCGACTTGCCGGTCGAGACACTGGTGGAGGCCCTGTTCTCCGAGGCCGACCCCAACGTCGCCGGCGCGCTGCGGTGGGCGGTCGCCCGGGCCGGCGAGGAGGCGCTGGCGGCCCTGGCCGGCGGGCTGGCGTCGACGGACGCGCAGGTGAGGCGGCGAGCGTTGGCCGCGGTCACGGAGATCGACGCGGACCGGGCCACCGAGCTTCTCCGCGGTGCGCTCGCCGATACCGACCTCTCGATACGGGACCGGGCGTCGGTGGAACTCGGTCGACGCGGGGAGCCGGCGGCCGTCGAGCATCTGGTGGGCATGATCGTCGCCGGGCGAAACGATGTCGAGGCGGCGGAGACGTTGGGGAGCCTGACCGGCGCCGCCGTGCCTTCGCGGGTCATCGCCTCGGCGCTGTGGACGGCCTTCGAGGGGACGGTCGAGCCCGCGCAACGGCTGCGCTTGATCCAGGCGCTCGCCGAGATTCCCGGACCGGAGGCGTCTGGTCTTCTCACACGGGTGGCCGCGGAAGACGAGCCGGTCCTCGCGGCGACGGCGGCCTCGATTCTGCGTCTTAACGCGCCCGAAACACGATCCCGGCGGGCGTTCACACGAGCGAAACCCGATGGGGACAGACGCTGA
- a CDS encoding ammonium transporter, with amino-acid sequence MALPDNVFGAADTGNTSWMLISASLVLLMTPALAFFYGGLSRGKSVLNMMMMSFGSIGVVGIIYVLWGFSESFGSTITGKKDIAGIFSNPFSLFGSDQLTETKKVGDATHVVLNAPGGSIPALVFLAFQLTFAVIAVALISGALAERVSFGTWLVFSGVWATLVYFPLSHMVWGGGLLSASPDGLAAKMFGKNEAGDAASVAPIDFAGGTVVHINAGMAALVVVLIIGARRGFGKVAYRPHNIPFVMLGAALLWFGWFGFNAGSELAADGSAGLVWVNTTVATAAAMIGWLAVEWIRDRHPTSVGAASGIVAGLVAITPACAALTPIGSIALGAVAGILSALAISLKTKLGYDDSLDVVGVHLVSGLWGTIGIGLLAKETGLFYGHDLKQLAVQTVIALVALVFTGVLTAIIVFVLKPLGWRISEEDEMNGIDEAAHAETAYDLA; translated from the coding sequence ATGGCATTGCCGGACAACGTGTTCGGCGCCGCAGACACAGGCAACACGTCGTGGATGCTGATCAGCGCGTCACTCGTGCTGCTGATGACCCCGGCGCTCGCATTTTTCTACGGCGGACTTTCCCGAGGGAAATCCGTGCTGAACATGATGATGATGTCGTTCGGCTCGATCGGGGTCGTCGGCATCATCTATGTGCTCTGGGGATTCTCCGAATCCTTCGGCAGCACGATCACCGGCAAGAAGGACATCGCCGGGATCTTCTCCAATCCGTTCAGCCTGTTCGGCTCGGACCAGCTGACGGAGACCAAGAAGGTCGGTGACGCCACCCACGTGGTGCTCAACGCACCCGGCGGCTCGATCCCGGCACTGGTCTTCCTGGCCTTCCAGCTGACGTTCGCCGTCATCGCCGTGGCGTTGATCAGCGGCGCGCTCGCCGAGCGCGTCTCCTTCGGGACCTGGCTGGTGTTCTCCGGCGTCTGGGCCACCCTGGTGTACTTCCCGCTGTCGCACATGGTCTGGGGCGGCGGCCTGCTCTCGGCCTCGCCGGACGGCCTCGCGGCCAAGATGTTCGGCAAGAACGAAGCCGGTGACGCCGCGTCGGTGGCGCCGATCGACTTCGCCGGCGGCACCGTGGTCCACATCAACGCCGGTATGGCGGCCCTGGTGGTCGTCCTGATCATCGGCGCCCGTCGCGGCTTCGGGAAGGTCGCGTACCGGCCCCACAACATCCCGTTCGTGATGCTCGGCGCCGCACTCCTGTGGTTCGGCTGGTTCGGCTTCAACGCCGGTTCGGAACTGGCGGCCGACGGCAGCGCCGGCCTCGTCTGGGTCAACACCACCGTCGCCACCGCCGCCGCGATGATCGGCTGGCTCGCCGTGGAATGGATCCGCGACCGTCACCCCACGAGCGTCGGTGCCGCCTCGGGCATCGTCGCGGGCCTGGTCGCCATCACGCCCGCCTGTGCCGCGCTAACCCCGATCGGTTCGATCGCGCTCGGTGCGGTGGCCGGCATCCTCTCGGCCCTGGCGATCTCGCTGAAGACCAAGCTGGGCTACGACGACTCGCTCGACGTCGTGGGCGTCCACCTCGTCTCGGGCCTCTGGGGAACCATCGGCATCGGACTGCTCGCCAAGGAGACGGGTCTGTTCTACGGACACGACCTCAAGCAGTTGGCGGTGCAGACTGTGATCGCGCTCGTGGCGCTGGTGTTCACCGGGGTGTTGACTGCGATCATCGTCTTCGTACTGAAGCCGCTCGGGTGGCGGATCAGCGAGGAAGACGAGATGAACGGAATCGACGAGGCGGCACACGCCGAAACCGCTTACGACTTGGCGTGA
- a CDS encoding P-II family nitrogen regulator, translating to MKLITAIVKPFTLEDIKAGLEQSGIVGMTVSEVQGYGRQKGHTEVYRGAEYSVDFVPKVRIEVVVDDSIVDSVVDTIVNAARTGKIGDGKVWVSPVDSVVRVRTGERGPEAL from the coding sequence ATGAAACTGATCACCGCAATCGTGAAACCGTTCACGTTGGAGGACATCAAGGCGGGCCTGGAACAGTCCGGGATCGTCGGGATGACCGTAAGTGAAGTGCAGGGCTACGGTCGGCAGAAGGGCCACACCGAGGTCTATCGAGGCGCGGAGTACTCCGTCGACTTCGTGCCCAAGGTGCGTATCGAGGTCGTCGTCGACGATTCGATCGTCGACTCCGTGGTCGACACGATCGTCAACGCCGCCCGGACCGGCAAGATCGGCGACGGCAAGGTGTGGGTGTCGCCGGTGGACTCGGTCGTGCGGGTCCGTACCGGGGAACGCGGACCGGAGGCGCTCTAG
- a CDS encoding [protein-PII] uridylyltransferase codes for MSVDPTTNKAADLARARAALIGSPALAPEKRPVPDAATLRRALGDLFELWLSGQARDAGVTGGSGFALLAVGGLARGEMLPYSDLDLVLLHDGDQPEKVQAIADELWYPIWDANIGLDHSVRTVPEALRVAGEDLSAALGLLDARHIAGDEDLSDLLIGEIRQQWRRDAPRRLPQLVEHAQQRWVRAGEVAHRSEPDVKNGRGGLRDVQLLNALALAHLTDGLRLAAEDAPGGGLGTAYRRLLDVRTELHRVAGRGREQLRAQDADEIAAALHLGDRFALSRLISDEARTISFAVEVGLRTARGAVPRRSRSMRGLLPVRRPLDEGVVEHGGEVVLARDAIPSHDPGLVLRAANASARTGMPISTSTLHRLADYAPEIRGTWSGSVRDSLLDLLATGPALLEPVEALDRMGLWGRLFPEWDFVRDLPPRDAMHAWTVDRHLLEAVAHAAPLTTRVSRPDLLLLGALVHDIGKGRGGDHSEIGARMAGVIGTRMGLWPDDVDILADVVTHHLLLAQTIARRDVDAPETAAYVAGKIGHSAVLLEILGALAEADAKATGPGVWSDWKETLTGRLVANTAELIGGGVVEPPAPLTEAALARYQADDVVVEITPTDQDHRFDVTMSAPDESGVLAKMAGVLAISDLRVLRAVVRSEAGKAINTFTVAPFYGDPPEAGLLRQRLRGALAGTIDVPQRLAQMRSVPEPRAPRDGVPGQAVLAPPVVRWVHDDVATLEVRATDRPGLLSAVSAVIERNGGSIRWAAVTTMGGTVVDTFALSWEAPVDQRRRLIIAEQVRAACLET; via the coding sequence ATGAGTGTGGATCCGACCACCAACAAGGCCGCCGATCTCGCCCGGGCCCGAGCCGCGCTGATCGGCTCTCCGGCGCTGGCGCCGGAAAAGCGCCCGGTGCCCGACGCGGCGACGCTGCGCCGGGCACTGGGCGATCTCTTCGAACTGTGGCTGTCCGGCCAGGCGCGCGACGCCGGTGTCACCGGTGGCAGCGGGTTCGCCCTACTCGCCGTCGGCGGGCTGGCGCGCGGCGAGATGCTGCCGTATTCCGATCTCGACCTGGTCCTGCTGCACGACGGCGACCAGCCGGAGAAGGTCCAGGCCATCGCCGACGAGCTGTGGTACCCGATCTGGGATGCCAATATCGGCCTGGACCACAGCGTGCGGACCGTGCCGGAGGCGCTGCGGGTCGCGGGCGAGGATCTCTCCGCCGCCCTCGGCCTGCTCGACGCGCGGCACATCGCCGGCGACGAGGATCTCTCCGATCTACTCATCGGAGAGATCCGGCAGCAATGGCGACGCGACGCACCGCGCCGGTTGCCGCAGCTCGTCGAGCACGCCCAACAACGTTGGGTGCGGGCCGGGGAGGTGGCGCACCGCAGCGAACCCGACGTGAAGAACGGTCGGGGCGGCCTGCGCGACGTCCAGCTCCTCAACGCCCTCGCGCTCGCGCACCTGACCGACGGGCTGCGCCTGGCCGCCGAAGACGCCCCGGGCGGCGGCCTGGGCACCGCCTATCGGCGCCTGTTGGACGTACGCACCGAACTGCACCGGGTCGCCGGTCGCGGTCGGGAGCAGCTGCGCGCGCAGGACGCCGACGAGATCGCCGCGGCCCTGCACCTGGGCGACCGGTTCGCACTGTCGCGGTTGATCTCCGACGAGGCGCGCACCATCAGCTTCGCCGTCGAGGTCGGGTTGCGCACGGCGCGCGGGGCCGTCCCGCGGCGCAGCCGCTCGATGCGGGGGCTCCTCCCGGTGCGCCGACCGCTCGACGAGGGAGTCGTCGAGCACGGCGGGGAAGTGGTGCTGGCACGCGACGCGATTCCCAGCCACGACCCGGGCCTGGTGTTGCGGGCCGCGAACGCGTCGGCGCGCACCGGAATGCCCATCTCCACGTCGACCCTGCATCGCCTCGCCGACTACGCGCCGGAGATCCGCGGAACCTGGAGCGGCTCGGTCCGCGACAGCCTGCTCGACCTGCTGGCCACCGGCCCGGCGCTGCTGGAACCCGTCGAAGCCCTGGACCGGATGGGGCTGTGGGGTCGGCTGTTCCCGGAATGGGATTTCGTCCGCGACCTCCCGCCGCGCGACGCGATGCACGCGTGGACCGTCGACCGGCACCTGCTGGAGGCGGTCGCGCACGCCGCGCCGCTGACCACGCGGGTCTCGCGACCGGACCTACTGCTGCTCGGCGCACTCGTCCACGACATCGGCAAGGGGCGGGGCGGCGACCACAGCGAGATCGGCGCGCGGATGGCCGGCGTCATCGGGACGCGGATGGGCCTGTGGCCGGACGACGTCGACATCCTCGCCGACGTGGTGACGCATCACCTGCTGCTGGCGCAGACCATCGCGCGACGCGACGTCGACGCACCCGAGACCGCCGCCTACGTCGCGGGAAAGATCGGTCACAGCGCGGTCCTGCTCGAAATCCTCGGTGCCCTGGCCGAGGCCGACGCCAAGGCGACCGGTCCGGGGGTGTGGAGCGATTGGAAGGAGACGCTGACCGGCCGGCTCGTCGCGAACACCGCGGAGCTGATCGGCGGGGGAGTCGTCGAACCACCCGCGCCGTTGACCGAGGCCGCACTCGCCCGGTATCAGGCCGACGACGTGGTCGTCGAGATCACGCCGACCGATCAGGACCACCGCTTCGACGTGACGATGAGCGCGCCCGACGAGTCCGGCGTGCTGGCGAAGATGGCCGGGGTCCTGGCGATCTCGGATCTGCGCGTGCTGCGCGCGGTGGTCCGGTCCGAGGCGGGCAAGGCGATCAACACCTTCACCGTCGCGCCCTTCTACGGCGATCCGCCGGAGGCGGGCCTGCTGCGGCAGCGGTTGCGCGGTGCGCTGGCCGGGACCATCGACGTGCCGCAGCGCCTGGCGCAGATGCGGTCGGTGCCCGAACCACGCGCCCCCCGCGACGGAGTTCCCGGCCAGGCCGTCCTCGCACCCCCGGTCGTGCGGTGGGTCCACGACGATGTCGCGACGCTCGAGGTGCGCGCCACCGATCGCCCCGGCCTGCTGTCCGCGGTGTCGGCGGTCATCGAGCGCAACGGCGGCTCGATCCGATGGGCGGCGGTCACGACGATGGGCGGCACGGTCGTCGACACCTTCGCCTTGAGCTGGGAGGCGCCGGTCGACCAGCGGCGGAGGCTGATCATCGCCGAACAGGTCCGCGCGGCCTGTCTGGAGACCTGA
- the ffh gene encoding signal recognition particle protein, which translates to MFDSLSDRLTGALKDLRGKGRLTDADVDATAREIRLALLEADVALPVVRTFIDRVKTRAKGAEVSGALNPAQQVVKIVNEELVGILGGETRRLTFAKNPPTVVMLAGLQGAGKTTLAGKLASWLEKQGHTPLLVACDLQRPGAVNQLQVVGERAGVPVFAPHPGTSVGGSGEMGVSAGDPVEVARGGVEHARANHYDTVIIDTAGRLGVDDELMAQAADVRAATDPDEVLFVVDAMIGQDAVTTAQAFAEGVGFTGVVLTKLDGDARGGAALSVREVTGQPILFASTGEKLEDFDVFHPDRMASRILGMGDVLSLIEQAEEHWDAQQAEEAASKIMGGELTLEDFLQQMLMIRKMGPIGNLLGMLPGAGQMKDALAQVDDSQLDRVQAIIRGMTPAERADPKIINGSRRLRIANGSGVSVSEVNQLVDRFFEARKQMAAMSRMGMPGGGRKNTRKKGGKKGKKGRGRGPTAPKARGGFPGMPPGAFPGMPGGMPDLSSMPPGLDELPPGLADFDFSQFDQNGRKK; encoded by the coding sequence ATGTTCGACTCCCTGTCTGACCGGTTGACCGGTGCCCTCAAAGACCTGCGCGGCAAGGGGCGTCTCACCGATGCCGACGTCGACGCGACCGCCCGCGAGATCCGTCTCGCACTGCTCGAAGCCGACGTCGCGCTGCCCGTGGTGCGGACGTTCATCGACCGCGTCAAGACGCGCGCGAAGGGCGCCGAGGTATCCGGCGCGCTCAACCCGGCGCAACAGGTCGTCAAGATCGTCAACGAGGAACTCGTCGGGATCCTCGGCGGCGAGACCCGACGGCTGACCTTCGCCAAGAATCCGCCGACCGTCGTCATGCTCGCCGGCCTGCAGGGCGCCGGTAAGACGACCTTGGCCGGAAAGCTGGCCTCCTGGTTGGAAAAGCAGGGCCACACCCCGTTGTTGGTCGCCTGTGACCTGCAACGGCCCGGTGCCGTCAACCAGCTTCAGGTCGTCGGCGAACGCGCCGGGGTGCCGGTGTTCGCACCCCACCCGGGCACCAGCGTGGGCGGTTCCGGGGAGATGGGCGTCTCGGCCGGTGACCCGGTCGAGGTGGCGCGCGGCGGCGTCGAGCACGCGCGGGCCAACCACTATGACACCGTCATCATCGACACCGCGGGCCGCCTCGGCGTCGACGACGAGCTGATGGCGCAGGCCGCCGACGTGCGGGCCGCCACCGATCCCGACGAAGTCCTCTTCGTCGTCGACGCGATGATCGGTCAGGACGCGGTGACCACCGCCCAGGCCTTCGCCGAGGGAGTCGGATTCACCGGCGTCGTGCTCACCAAGCTCGACGGCGACGCCCGCGGCGGTGCCGCGCTGAGCGTCCGCGAGGTCACCGGGCAGCCCATCCTCTTCGCGTCGACCGGTGAGAAGCTCGAAGACTTCGACGTCTTCCACCCCGACCGCATGGCCAGCCGGATCCTCGGCATGGGCGACGTGCTGTCGCTCATCGAGCAGGCCGAGGAGCACTGGGACGCCCAGCAGGCCGAGGAGGCCGCCAGCAAGATCATGGGCGGCGAGCTGACGCTGGAGGACTTCCTGCAGCAGATGCTGATGATCCGCAAGATGGGGCCGATCGGGAACCTGCTGGGGATGCTCCCTGGCGCCGGGCAGATGAAGGATGCGCTGGCGCAGGTCGACGATTCACAGCTCGACCGGGTGCAGGCGATCATCCGCGGCATGACCCCCGCCGAGCGCGCCGACCCGAAGATCATCAACGGCTCGCGCCGGCTGCGCATCGCCAACGGGTCGGGGGTGTCGGTGTCGGAGGTCAACCAGCTGGTCGACCGATTCTTCGAGGCCCGCAAGCAGATGGCCGCGATGAGCCGCATGGGCATGCCCGGCGGCGGGCGCAAGAACACGCGCAAGAAGGGCGGCAAGAAGGGGAAGAAGGGCCGCGGTCGCGGTCCGACGGCTCCGAAGGCGCGCGGCGGCTTCCCCGGCATGCCGCCCGGTGCGTTCCCCGGCATGCCGGGCGGGATGCCGGATCTCTCCTCGATGCCCCCCGGCCTCGACGAGCTGCCCCCCGGCCTGGCCGATTTCGACTTCTCCCAGTTCGACCAGAACGGCCGGAAGAAGTAG
- a CDS encoding amidohydrolase family protein — protein sequence MATGALHVGGRDALSGDRIDRWIVDGEFRTERVADATTVADDAWLLPGLVDAHNHVGIAPGLGVTIEQARAFAYADVAAGTTLIREVGSPVDTHPLDDDPRCPRFIRAGKHIARPMRYLRDYGVELDDPDDLAAEVTRQAAAGDGWVKLVGDWIDRDAGDLAPLWTRAQLDAAVEAAHTAGATITAHVFGSDALPDLIGAGVDCIEHGTGLTPDLIDEMVRRDIALVPTMIQIENFPGIADGADRFPTYQANMRGLYARAGTVMAAAREAGVRIFAGTDAGGFVGHGRIVDEVEALAAMGMPVTDALDAASAGARRWLGAGVFDDGDRADVLILDADPRADLSTLRRPREIICGGVPVGSP from the coding sequence GTGGCGACCGGGGCACTGCACGTCGGCGGCCGGGATGCGTTGTCGGGTGACCGCATCGACCGCTGGATCGTCGACGGCGAGTTCCGCACCGAGCGCGTAGCCGACGCGACCACGGTCGCCGACGACGCCTGGCTGCTGCCCGGCCTCGTCGACGCGCACAACCACGTCGGGATAGCCCCCGGCCTCGGAGTGACCATCGAGCAGGCCCGGGCGTTCGCCTATGCCGACGTCGCCGCCGGCACGACGCTGATCCGCGAGGTCGGCTCGCCCGTCGACACCCATCCGCTCGACGACGATCCGCGCTGCCCACGGTTCATCCGCGCGGGCAAGCACATCGCCCGCCCCATGCGGTACCTGCGCGACTACGGCGTCGAGCTCGACGATCCCGACGACCTGGCCGCGGAGGTGACGCGTCAGGCGGCGGCGGGGGACGGCTGGGTCAAGCTGGTGGGCGACTGGATCGACCGCGACGCCGGCGACCTCGCCCCGCTCTGGACGCGTGCACAGCTGGACGCCGCGGTCGAGGCGGCGCACACGGCCGGGGCGACCATCACCGCGCACGTCTTCGGCTCCGATGCCCTGCCGGACCTGATCGGGGCGGGGGTCGACTGCATCGAGCACGGCACCGGGCTGACACCCGACCTGATCGACGAGATGGTCCGGCGCGACATCGCGCTGGTGCCGACGATGATCCAGATCGAGAACTTCCCCGGTATCGCCGACGGCGCGGACCGGTTTCCGACCTACCAGGCGAATATGCGCGGGTTGTACGCGCGGGCCGGTACGGTCATGGCTGCAGCACGGGAGGCGGGAGTCCGGATCTTCGCCGGGACCGATGCCGGCGGATTCGTCGGGCACGGGCGGATCGTCGACGAGGTCGAGGCGCTCGCTGCGATGGGGATGCCGGTCACCGATGCCCTCGACGCGGCCAGTGCAGGGGCTCGACGGTGGTTGGGTGCGGGTGTCTTCGACGACGGGGACCGCGCCGACGTGCTCATCCTCGACGCGGACCCCCGCGCGGACCTGTCCACACTGCGGCGCCCGCGAGAGATCATCTGCGGCGGGGTACCGGTCGGCTCGCCGTAG
- the rpsP gene encoding 30S ribosomal protein S16, translated as MSVKIKLARLGKIRQPQYRIVVADSRTRRNGRVIETIGKYHPKQEPSLIEVDSERAQYWLGVGAQPTEPVAAILKITGDWQKFKGLPGAEGTLKVAEPKPSKQDLFNAALAAADNEPAVEATTPKKKAAAKKKAEKAEEAAEAADKAEASEAPETAEPETEAVKEDLAADGETVAEAVAEGEAKADEAKA; from the coding sequence ATGTCTGTCAAGATCAAGCTCGCCCGTCTGGGCAAAATCCGCCAGCCGCAGTACCGCATCGTCGTCGCCGACTCGCGCACGCGCCGCAACGGCCGCGTCATCGAGACCATCGGCAAGTACCACCCCAAGCAGGAGCCGTCGCTGATCGAGGTCGACTCGGAGCGTGCGCAGTACTGGCTGGGCGTCGGCGCGCAGCCGACCGAGCCGGTGGCCGCCATCCTGAAGATCACCGGTGACTGGCAGAAGTTCAAGGGCCTGCCGGGCGCGGAGGGCACCCTGAAGGTCGCCGAGCCGAAGCCGAGCAAGCAGGATCTGTTCAACGCCGCGCTCGCCGCCGCCGACAACGAGCCCGCCGTCGAGGCCACCACGCCGAAGAAGAAGGCCGCCGCCAAGAAGAAGGCCGAGAAGGCCGAGGAAGCTGCGGAGGCCGCCGACAAGGCTGAGGCGTCGGAGGCTCCGGAGACCGCCGAGCCCGAGACCGAGGCCGTCAAGGAAGACCTGGCCGCCGACGGTGAGACCGTCGCGGAAGCCGTCGCCGAGGGCGAGGCCAAGGCTGACGAGGCCAAGGCCTAA
- a CDS encoding RNA-binding protein has product MSAVVADAVEHLVRGIVANPDDVRVELLSGGRGGRLIEVHVNPEDLGKVIGRNGRTATALRTLVSGIGGRGLRVDIVDTDR; this is encoded by the coding sequence ATGAGTGCCGTCGTCGCCGACGCCGTCGAGCACTTGGTGCGCGGCATCGTCGCCAATCCCGATGACGTCCGCGTCGAGCTGCTCTCGGGCGGCCGCGGTGGTCGTCTGATCGAGGTTCACGTGAACCCCGAGGATCTCGGCAAGGTCATCGGGCGCAACGGTCGCACCGCGACCGCGCTGCGCACCCTGGTCTCCGGTATCGGGGGCCGTGGCCTGCGCGTCGACATCGTCGACACCGATCGCTGA
- the rimM gene encoding ribosome maturation factor RimM (Essential for efficient processing of 16S rRNA) codes for MDLVIGRVAKAHGVRGELVVDVRTDDPGKRFAPGTTVRGILPRAKGAKRSGEKEFTIAAARNHSGRLLVSLAGVGDRTAADELRGVLFVIDAADVDSGDDPDEFYDHELVGLPVRTVAGEAVGEVRDVIHLPSSDLLAVTAADDGREILIPFVSEIVPTVSRSDGIFVDPPDGLLEG; via the coding sequence GTGGATCTCGTCATCGGCCGGGTGGCCAAGGCCCACGGTGTCCGCGGCGAACTCGTCGTCGACGTCCGCACCGACGATCCCGGTAAGCGGTTCGCGCCGGGCACCACGGTGCGCGGCATCCTGCCGCGGGCCAAGGGTGCCAAGCGGTCCGGCGAGAAGGAATTCACCATCGCAGCCGCCCGGAATCATTCCGGGCGGCTGTTGGTGTCCCTGGCGGGCGTCGGTGACCGCACCGCCGCCGACGAGCTGCGCGGCGTGCTGTTCGTGATCGACGCCGCCGACGTCGATTCCGGCGACGATCCCGACGAGTTCTACGACCACGAGCTGGTCGGCCTGCCGGTCCGCACCGTCGCGGGGGAAGCCGTGGGGGAGGTGCGCGACGTCATCCACCTGCCGTCGTCGGATCTGCTGGCGGTGACCGCCGCCGACGACGGCAGGGAGATCCTGATCCCGTTCGTGAGCGAGATCGTCCCGACGGTGTCGCGTTCGGACGGCATCTTCGTCGATCCGCCCGACGGTCTGTTGGAGGGCTGA
- the trmD gene encoding tRNA (guanosine(37)-N1)-methyltransferase TrmD has protein sequence MRLSVVTIFPEYVAPLREALLGKAIERGIVSLDVHDLRDWAHDVHRSVDDSPYGGGPGMVMKPQVWGEALDEVCGTESNLDDGPILVVPTPAGIPFTQETAQRWSAERHLVFACGRYEGIDQRVVDDAARRMRVEEVSIGDFVLIGGEVAVMAMVEATTRLIDGVLGNPASHQEDSFSDGLLEGPSYTRPVSWRGLDVPEVLLSGDHAKVAAWRHEQALRRTAQRRPDLLDRPDLAQDDQS, from the coding sequence GTGCGCCTGAGTGTCGTGACGATCTTCCCCGAGTACGTGGCCCCGCTGCGCGAGGCGCTGCTGGGGAAGGCGATCGAGCGGGGAATCGTCTCGCTCGACGTCCACGACCTGCGGGACTGGGCGCATGACGTGCACCGCAGCGTCGACGATTCCCCCTACGGCGGCGGACCGGGCATGGTCATGAAACCGCAGGTGTGGGGCGAGGCGCTCGACGAGGTCTGCGGAACCGAGTCGAATCTGGACGACGGCCCGATCCTCGTCGTCCCGACACCGGCCGGCATCCCATTCACCCAGGAAACCGCACAGCGGTGGAGCGCCGAACGCCACCTGGTATTCGCCTGCGGTCGATACGAGGGGATCGACCAGCGCGTCGTCGACGACGCCGCTCGCCGGATGCGCGTCGAAGAGGTGTCGATCGGCGACTTCGTCCTCATCGGCGGCGAGGTCGCCGTGATGGCGATGGTCGAGGCGACGACACGGCTCATCGACGGGGTCTTGGGCAATCCGGCCTCCCACCAGGAGGATTCCTTCTCCGACGGGCTGCTCGAGGGTCCCAGCTACACCCGACCGGTGTCGTGGCGCGGCCTCGACGTCCCCGAGGTGCTGCTCTCCGGCGACCACGCGAAAGTGGCCGCGTGGCGCCACGAGCAGGCACTGCGGCGCACCGCCCAGCGCCGTCCGGATCTGCTCGACCGCCCCGATTTGGCGCAGGACGACCAGTCCTGA